The Populus trichocarpa isolate Nisqually-1 chromosome 18, P.trichocarpa_v4.1, whole genome shotgun sequence genomic interval GTTAGTTTCAAAACATTCACTTCTTTGGCCCATCTTCTTTTCCTAACATGGTAGGGGTCCTCTCTGAGTCTGAGGGGACTTTTCAAGGCTCAAGTCGTAGTATTTATGAGGTAATCAATTTAGCATTTAAAGGTGTTGAGGATGGAAGAAAGTGTGTGAGAGGACCTAGGACTGGTGCCTGGTGGTTGTGATCATCTCCTAAATTTAGTAAAAGCTCAAATTCATGACCTTACAACAACTGCTCGCAGAGATCATCCTTGCAAGATCTTATGTCCTGAATTTTAGCCCTATATGACTTTGCTTGAACTATAAACTTCCTTGTTTAAACATGTTTATGCTTGGACAATAAAACCTTGCTACATCTAGTTAAGTACATGTTCAGAATAAATGCATTCATGCTTGCAATCACCAGCAACAAAGTGAAAATGTTCAATTCCATACCAAACATTCTAGACTCGAGAGGACGAGTGAGagggggagggagagagagatggaaCCCACCAttataacaaaatcaaacacccaaACCACAACACTCTAGTAAATGCTCCAAGTATTGATGAACAAGTTTAATACCGCACAACAAACCATCTTCACAAAAAATTAACTGTCTAGATCAGGCCAAACAAAAGGCTGAAACAAGATGAACTTCTAACCGAGCAACAAACCGCCAAGATGAACTTCTAACCGAGCAACAAACCGCCGCATATGTTACAATTGGAACTCAATTCTCTCAATATCTAGAACTACAGCTAAAActctaaattagaaaaagaaggaaagaaagagaaggaacatGTTACTGCCTCATTTTGCCAAGTCATCCAAGAAGCTCTGCAACTCCCTCAAACCCTCGGCAGATATGCTCCTGTGCACCCTTGGACGTGGGGCAACCAAGTTTCGGGGAGGCTCAGACTGGAAGCAAACCACGATAACAGCTAAATTATCCCCACTCTTCCTCTTCAAGGCTTCATCAACTAGATCTTTGCTACACATGACTGGGTCATTGTGCTCTTGAAGCCTCCGCCTAGCAAAATCCACAGCATTTTGGCTCCTGAACACATCCCAAATCCCATCACAGCCTATAATGAGGAATTCATCTTCCTCAGTCAATTGCCTAGTCATAAGCTCAGGCTCTGCACTTAGTGGTCCACCATCACTGCCATTACCTTTCAGTCCTTCCATGTGCCAGTCTCCCAAAGCACGAGCCACATTGAGTAGTCCATTGAGATAACCATCATAAATGTAGCCCCCAGATGCCTCGATGCGCTTCCTTTCTTTGCTGCACATTGGTTTATGATCATTAGACATGTCAATGGCATTGCCACGGCGGCATAGAACTGCCCGACAATCTCCAGCATTTGCCACAACTAACAACCTGTCATCAGAAATAAATAGCATATTAAGTAGTCGAAAACTCAGTCGTCACAACCCAACTTTAAGAGAAAAACCACAGACCCTGCCTTAATGGCTCTTATGGGTGCATTTCGAGATATGACCTAAGGGCAAGCATTACCATCATTTAGCTGCAGCCTTTTTATTTCCTTGAATAAACTCATATTATCAGCCTCCCTAAGAAATATCCAGATGGAGGCTTGCCTTTGAATATAGAATGTGGTTCAACCTATTTCAGGTTCATAAAAAGCCCAACTATAGCTTGGATAGCTCATATCTACCTTTGTTTCTTAACTCAACAGTACTGTAATTGGTGAAACTAAGCACCAGGGATAAAGATTCTTAATAAtctataactaataaaatataccACAGCCTAGTTTGGTGAGCATTAAATGCTCCAAGAAGAGCTGAGTCGGTTGGTGGATGGATAAAAGCTAACCTCCCAACAACAAGAGCTGCTAGTGCAGTGGTTCCAGAAGCAAGGGCTGCATCCAGGGAGCAAGCCTTCTCAAAAGCAGAGTCGGTTTGCAGAAATGCAGAAGCAACAACCCTCTCAACCTCCATGGGGAAGTCTTCATCCTCAGCAATGAATCTTGGCAAATGGTAGCTTGCAAAGTCAGCAGCATGCTTTCCTCCATGTCCATCAAACACCTAACCATCAAAAACAGAACTGACTTCAACTAATACTTGTCATCACGATAGCTGATATCAATGCTATAACCAGCAACGCACTCGCGATCAACCatacataaaacatatttttttcccataGCCATAATCACAAAAAAGATGCTTTCAACTATGGTTCGAACCAGCAGAATTGAAGAAAACGTAAAGCTATTGCGTTTCTTGAAtatcaagcaaaaacaaaaaggctaTATTTTTCAAGGCCTCAAGTTTTGCCTAACAGCCTGCTATTCACTTAACTGAAATGATTTTATGGTGTGAATTgcatattttaagaattttgatacgagaaaatttataaataaacaaaaagggcCAATGCTTCAAGGAAATCACAAATATCTCGCACATCATTTTAACCACAGAACAGCCAACAGTTTCTTGAATGTCCCACACAAGGAATCATATGAGGAATTAAGAGAAAGAAACTAGTACCCCATAAAAGGAATTGGGCCCATCAATAGCATTCTTGAGTCCATAATCACTCATAAAATTGTCAGCACATAAAAACACATCTTCCATACTTGAGCGAAAGCCAATATCCGCCCATGCACCAGAACGGATAATTGGAATGAAATCCGCATCATGATTTTCTGCACCAAGCTGAGGTTTAACAGAGATATCCAACGTCTTTGTCTTCACCTGCACAAAAATCAGGTCAAAATCTCAGCAACAAGAACTGTAGATCACCAGTGCttacataatttaataaaaattaaacttgaccTGATTTTTGTGCttacataatttaataaaagttaAACCATGGATGAGATGTTTAATCAAAATTAGCATTACTCCTCGGAAAACATTCTCATTAAATCACTAACAACTTCCTTGTCAAGGAGTCCACTTCAAAGAGTCaataattacaaatatattaCATAGTGATATTAAAAGAACAACACAagctagaaagaaagaaaaacaagatcaaACGTAAcaaaccaattcaacccaatcaaAAGTCAAACTTGAATTTCTCGAACAACAAAGAACGCACAACACATAGAAATCCaactaaaaaaacccattaaaatcacagaaacataaagaaaaccaaaacccaaTTTCTTTAAccacgaaataaaaaaaacccagatgCCAAAAAGGTGTAAAATTTAGAAACTTACAAGAGACTTGTGACGAACCAGAGTCTTCTTACAGTTAACAGGCACACGATCAATGCTAAAACACTGTCTGCACGACGTCGTAGTGGTAGAAGCAGAGAGAGGTATCGGTGGTCTACTACTATTTTCACTAGAATTCCCATTATTTCCTTCCATTTTTTCACATTCCTAACAAAACCCACCGCCAGTAAAAACAAGGGACCAAAAGTGTGACTCGCTGAGTTCAGTTAATTGAGCGGTGACTCACTGAGTCCATTCGGGTAGAAATCGAGTGTTGGAGGTAGAAAGATTTGAACTTTTTTCAAGAATGCTAGTGGCGGAGAGGGCAGTTCGGGGATTTCTTAGAGTTAGGGTTTCAGATTAGAGAAAGGGAGAGAAATTAGGGTTTCAAGAGACGCAGCTTTAGTGatccagagagagagagagttttaaAAACGAAGGTGCTGTGTTTTCTTTCGTTGTAGAAGCCTGGAGGCGAGAGTTATAACTGGTTTGATTTAGAAGTTTGAACGGTGACGACGTCGTTTTTAGTCATATTTGGTGGTCTGGTTTTCTTTGtcaaatcaattattatattattttgttgttaaatGGTATTTTTGAGTCAGCTTGTCTTCGTATTTTCCTGACTTTACCGTTccatctaataaaatatttgttttatgacAGAGGGTGTTTTTGTTAAGGGgttgaagttgttttttttttataaaaatatatatatatatatatttttaaatatattttatttagaattatttttttatatttttgagttattttaacatggtggtgttaaaaataatatttttaaaataaaaaaattattttaatatatttttaaacaaaaaatacttaaaaaaataattgttattacacTCTAAttacccttaatttttttttcatgttaaaaccagatttatcttatttaaaatatcaccattcaaactaaattaataaaaaaacactaaattaaaaagaCCTCCtagcatcaaataaaaaaaaaacacacacatgaTTGGATCTTGGATTGTCTCCGATAACATGTATAGGCCAGGGAGGAAGAATGCCTGTTCCAGCTAGTAGAAGATATGGGGAAATGGAATTGAAATGATGGTGTCCTTTTCCGGTGGTTGTGTAGACCTTTTAACGGTGAATCTTGagcttattgtattttttttatatggaccGACATTTAACCATATTTGGGGTCCCAATGTGATCGGCATGTGAGAACACTTGATCATTGCGATTGCTTCTTTTGAAGATAAAAGATTCTGTCTGGGACTGGTTATGTGCATGTTGCTCCATAAGTCAACCTTGTGGATgatgatttttctctctcttttgggtgagaaaaaagagaggataggGAAATCAGGATTTGGACAGGCGAGCGGGCGAGCGAGCATGTTAGGTCGGCATTTATTACGACAGAGAAAATGGGGGAGGCGATGCCACTCAGTGCACATGTGTACTCCTCCTCGCTTCCTCAAATTTCAATGTGGATTTAAGCAGGTAAGAAACTGGGAGGAGGAGGAATAGGGTGGAAATGGCATTGAAAATATATGAtggttttaaagtttttttattttttattttgggtttggaaaaaaaatcttgtcaaattataatagaaaagaaaaaaagttttgattgaTATTAATTTCGACCATTAAAATAGTTGATTTTAGTGCCAATGAGTTTTattcaataagaaaaattttactGGGATGTTCTTTGACATTACCGTTCCTTAAGATAGTAGATCTAAgctcaagaaatattttttattcaggtTGATTATGGGTTTTTGAActaatttttggattgtttgaggttataaataggtttattaaggtttttaagatgttttctagattttttggataaaaaaaagaggttgaaaataaaaatcttggaaaaaataaatcattgccCGGATCTTTCAACGATCCTCTGTTTATTGGATTCTAAGGCTCTAGACGACATGTTTggcatgctttgtttttttgtttttttaatgtttttttgttacctataTTTTACActctagctttttttttgttatttcatacattttagtccttgaatttttttttaaatttttttttgttactccatgatattttttttaatttaacttaaaataaatataaaaaacctccTTGTGTTATTTAACTTAGAAAAATTAGgcctattttttctatctttatgTCACGTGTTTGTTAtggttgttcttttttattttttaaaaataattattttataattaaatgaaaactaATCTCATGGATAAAAGATTATTAAATCTAGTGAGATGCACAATCTAAGTTACGAGTTTCGTTTGTTAACTTGGGttcattcaagtttttttaattaaatattgatttttttactaattttattcttcataaTTGAGTTAATTGGACATTAAGCTTCCtatttgtttcgatttgctttTTGTAAAactatcatgatctcatgatccGATCCGTGAGTTTCGCTgattaacctgagttaatcCAAGTTGGTTCAATATattatcgttttaatatttaaaaatgtattgttAAGTGTGTTACCATctcaaaattcttaaaaacatGTAGTCCAATAtgcaataaattttgaattcattgttaaaaaatatatatatttttaatcacatTAGCaatgtctaaatatttttttagcatttgttttttttatttgacccgTGACATAACACAAACTAGTGATCTAGTTAGACCTAACCTTGATTTGTTAAGAAATGAAATAAGTAGGTATACTTAAGTGACATTCATTTGTCACTAACTATTCAACAAAACATGTGAATTGAGGAATATAACTCGGGTTATCCCGCCAAACCCGtaacccaagtcatgagattagaataactctatagaaaataaaacaataaaaatcacaaagcctatttctttttaaaaaactactgTCAACtcacattaacttttcaaacttgtgacccCAATCATTAAATCAGAAACACTCTATCTGGAAAAACCATGACACCCAATTCCAATCattcaaatgttgaaggatgaaattgaaaaaagaatattaattatacaaaaggattaaaaataaaaaaatagtaattaaaagaatgaggatcaaatttaaagtacaaaattagttttttctttgattaaaggatgaaatcgaaaagaaaattcaatttaacaaaacgacaaaaaaatagtcaaaagaataaggatcagaattgaaataagaaataaaaataaatattttatttaggggtgaaattgaaaagaaaaatcaattcaacaaaagacctaaaaaatcaaaagaatgaggaccaaattcaaaaaataatatgacaaattgagatggaaggatgaaattgaaaacaaatagaatttctacaaaagagccaagaaacaaaactagaaatcaaaagaataaggattgaagttgaaatatcaataataaaaatggttaaattataattttttttaaggaggagagagaaaagaagggagggaaaaaaaagctcGTCGACAACAAACCACCTCACTACTACCAACATATGCCACactaacagaaaaaaaaaaaaacaaagctacaCTTCCAATAACATGGCGGAAGGTGAATTTTTGCCACCAGAAGCCACTATCCAAAGTGCACGAATGCCTCCCAAGCATTGACGCTTGTTCCACAAGCGCCTACACTTTCttccatttaaataatatttaatctatgtaaaaagatcaaatttctCTTCATAAAATCggtaataacaagaaaaaaacatggtgAAAAGACCAAAAAGCCCTTACatgaatgttttaattttttttctataaaggtAAAGTtatcattttattgtatttaaaaaagtaaaagacaTAAATACTCTCAATATGagaacatttaatttttttttaaaaaaaacattattaccCTATTCTAGTAAAGAATACAAATATCTATATCCACAGTATTTTCAATGCTAAAATTAGCTTTAGTTAACTAGATGTTCGTCTTCTCGTGAAATCTTGCATGTTCATGGCCAATACAATCAATGGATTTTTGGACCCATTCTGAGCTGGGCTTCAATTGGACCTAATATTTATCAGCCGTTGAACTTAGACTAGCGACCTTATCAGTGGGCCCTGTTTTGGTGTTTGAAAATGCTAAGCCCATGGAAGAATTTTTCCAGCACATGCCAGTTAAGCGAGCCCTGATTCCCGAAATAAAAAACGGTCATTCTCAACACTGTACCACACTGTACCGTATTAAAAAACGCTgctgaaactttattttaaaaagttttctttttcacttatcattaatttttttatgttttaaaatgttttgatacgttgatattaaaaataatttttttaaaatataaaaaatattattttaatgaattttcaagGCTGGCTTGAGTATCTATTCTTaattactgataaaaaaaaaaacaggtgggACACACTTGGAAACCCTTTATGCTTGGATAGAATGGGATTCGGAAACTTTTCTTAACCAAGAaaggtaatatatattatagttttgaaatccggcTCGGTccagcgggtcgacccgggacccggctgaCCTGGGACTAGAACTGGgacgggttgaagaaaaaacgagagaaggaaaaacccggtgtgacccagCTGATCCGGTGACTCGgctgacccggcaagacccggttgAAAATCCGTTgacttttgctttttttgttttactaaaacgacgtcattttgatttaaaaaaaagaactgacTCGGccgacccggtgacccggtcaaaacccggaacccaggtcttggaccgggccgggtcttaaaactatgatatatatatatatatatatatatatatatatatatatatatatatatatatatatatatatatataaagtaatgtATCTATCCCATAAACAAGTAGGAAGGATATTTGGAAATATTTGTTAACATTTCCTCAAAAATATTCCCTAGCCTATAAAAATAGTATCGGCTCCCCCCCATTTCTATACCataactatttaattaaatacattctaGCATATAAATCACTGTTAGGAAATGGAGAAAGCTTCTTTGAAACCTGTGCTCTTGCTCATCCTCGTAGTTTTTACTTCTAGTGAGTCTCTCTCGCTTTCTTACCACCCCTTCGCTTAGGGTTTGTGTGTTGGAAAACTGATGTTTTTTCTTGAGTATTTATGCAGGTGTAGTAGTAAGATCAGTGGAGGCAGCAAAATGTGTTCGTGATATTGACTGCTCCTTCCAATGTCCATCAGGACGAGGTGTCTGTGTTGATAAAACACATGAATGTTTTTGCCTACCAAGAGAAGAAACTCATGTGGAAATGGAATCCACCACTGCTTGTGCTCATGATGGAGGCTGCAACTAAGATTAGTTTTTCATTATGGAATATGGATGAAAGTGATAGCTAATGTTGATGAATTGATCTCAATAATGTTCTTcctctcctcctcttcttcttcttgttttttttttttttttttccaaacttgAAAATTCCGATCcgacttgaaaaaaataacaggcCAAATTCATCTTAGTCAGCCGCTAAACCCGTAACCCGAGCTATTGACTCCAAtagattgaattatttttattttattttattatatgataaaaaatacaaaaaccgaTTCACAAGCAACtcaatactaataaaaaaaatcaataaaaacctaacattaaaagataaaattaaataaaaaataaaacattaaaaaacccaatattaaaggatggagttgaaaaaaaatcaaaataaaaaaaaacctataaaaaatcaaaggtccaataaaaaaatccataggCATGTTACAAAAAACTCATGATATGTCGTCTGTAATATAATACGAGGCAAACgacctatttgtttttttttcttaagagagaaacataaatgaTATGTCGTCTGtaatataatacaaaatattatcaCAGCTAGTGTTTGAACTTATGACCCTTTATGACATGAAATTATTAtctaaacatttttaaaaaatatattaacatgtttCAACATTTATATCAACATTTAACGGAtctcatttgtttttagttgttttgttaaaacatttttaatattttcttttaaaaaatcatataaattcaaatactttatttatctctctttttattatcattagataaaattattaaaaattaatcataatattttcttattaagaaaaaaatcaaaagcatccaTAAAAAtgcatcatttaaaataaatcaaacaaggaaatattcattaaaataactttttaacaACACATTGaaacttataattaaaagagatgtttaaaaatcaattgttgGACTTTTTGGACAATTTTGCTACGAGCACTTTTAATCAAGTTCATAATGTGATTTTTCTTACCGAGGAAGCTTTCATTTAGAGAAGGGTAAAAAATGTGTAACATTACTATTTCAAGATTCTTTTAACAACttctaaattctttttttttcatttatgaataatactaagaataaaaaaataggagtaaaagaataataaaaaaaacaattaaagcagTAGACAAATTCCCTATAGCCATAGACACATTTTTCTATTCATCACtacagtaaaataatatttttacccttcaaaaaaaaaatcataaacaatggTTTTGAgggtattttagttttttatatggaCCATTAATCATTTAATGATTGTATGGGGGTATATGtccttttaaaatttcttaaagagttaaataacttaattaccccttattttaaaaaataagacgGATTACAAAGGgtatttttgtcctttttttttcaaaacagcaAAAAATCAACTTTGCTCTTGAAGTCGATGAGAAAATAACCATGGACCCATGGGTGTTTTGGGCTTCATATATAGGTTTTAtggttaatctaaaaaaatagagg includes:
- the LOC7462968 gene encoding probable protein phosphatase 2C 22, producing MEGNNGNSSENSSRPPIPLSASTTTTSCRQCFSIDRVPVNCKKTLVRHKSLVKTKTLDISVKPQLGAENHDADFIPIIRSGAWADIGFRSSMEDVFLCADNFMSDYGLKNAIDGPNSFYGVFDGHGGKHAADFASYHLPRFIAEDEDFPMEVERVVASAFLQTDSAFEKACSLDAALASGTTALAALVVGRLLVVANAGDCRAVLCRRGNAIDMSNDHKPMCSKERKRIEASGGYIYDGYLNGLLNVARALGDWHMEGLKGNGSDGGPLSAEPELMTRQLTEEDEFLIIGCDGIWDVFRSQNAVDFARRRLQEHNDPVMCSKDLVDEALKRKSGDNLAVIVVCFQSEPPRNLVAPRPRVHRSISAEGLRELQSFLDDLAK